Proteins encoded within one genomic window of Physeter macrocephalus isolate SW-GA unplaced genomic scaffold, ASM283717v5 random_326, whole genome shotgun sequence:
- the GDPD3 gene encoding lysophospholipase D GDPD3 yields the protein MSPLLYYALPALSSYVMLSIFFLRRPRLLHTPWVSAFCPRLGAHRGGSGERLENTMEAMENAMAQRADLLELDCQLTRDGVVVVSHDKNLSRQSGVNRDVGSLDFEELPLYKEELEVYFSPGHLAHGSDRHMVRLEDVFRRFPRTPMSVEVKEQNEELIRKIAGLVRHYERDEITIWASEKSAVMKKCKAANPEMPAAFTMSRGFWVLLLYYLGLLPFISIPERFLISFLPTIINRTYFPFSCSGLNQLAAVVSKWLVMRKSLIRHLEERGVQVVFWCLNEESDFEVAFRLGATGVITDYPTALRRYLDNHGPPALAS from the exons ATGAGCCCTCTGCTGTACTACGCCCTGCCTGCCCTGAGCAGCTATGTCATGCTCTCCATCTTCTTCCTGCGCCGGCCTCGCCTGCTGCATACGCCATGGGTTTCAGCCTTCTGTCCCCGCCTGGGGGCCCACCGGGGAG GATCTGGAGAGCGCCTGGAGAACACCATGGAGGCCATGGAGAA CGCCATGGCCCAGAGAGCCGACCTCCTGGAGCTCGACTGCCAGCTGACTCGGGATGGCGTGGTGGTGGTGTCACACGACAAGAACCTGTCCCGCCAGTCAGGCGTGAATAGGGATGTGGGCAGTCTGGACTTTGAG GAGCTGCCCCTCTACAAGGAAGAGCTGGAGGTTTACTTCTCGCCGG GCCACTTGGCACACGGGTCAGACAGGCACATGGTGCGTCTGGAGGACGTGTTCCGGAGGTTCCCGCGGACGCCCATGAGCGTGGAGGTCAAAGAGCAAAACGAAGAGCTCATTCGCAAG ataGCAGGCCTGGTGAGGCACTATGAACGCGATGAAATCACCATCTGGGCCTCGGAGAAGAGCGCAGTCATGAAGAAGTGCAAGGCCGCT AACCCCGAGATGCCCGCCGCCTTCACAATGAGCCGAGGATTCTGGGTGCTGCTGCTCTATTACCTGGGGCTGCTGCCCTTCATCTCGATCCCTGAGAGGTTCCTCATCTCTTTCCTGCCCACCATCATCAACAG GACCTACTTCCCATTTTCCTGCTCTGGGCTGAATCAGCTGGCGGCTGTGGTTTCCAAATG gcTCGTCATGAGGAAAAGTCTGATCCGACACCTAGAGGAGCGAGGGGTGCAG gTGGTATTTTGGTGCCTTAATGAAGAGTCAGATTTTGAAGTGGCCTTCCGCCTGGGGGCCACTGGCGTCATAACTGATTACCCGACAGCCCTGAGGCGCTACCTGGACAACCATGGACCGCCTGCCCTGGCCTCCTAA
- the MAPK3 gene encoding mitogen-activated protein kinase 3: MAAAAAAAAQGGGGGEPRGTDGVGPGVPGEVEIVKGQPFDVGPRYTQLQYIGEGAYGMVSSAYDHVRKTRVAIKKISPFEHQTYCQRTLREIQILLRFRHENVIGIRDILRAPTLEAMRDVYIVQDLMETDLYKLLKSQQLSNDHICYFLYQILRGLKYIHSANVLHRDLKPSNLLINTTCDLKICDFGLARIADPEHDHTGFLTEYVATRWYRAPEIMLNSKGYTKSIDIWSVGCILAEMLSNRPIFPGKHYLDQLNHILGILGSPSQEDLNCIINMKARNYLQSLPSKTKVAWAKLFPKSDPKALDLLDRMLTFNPNKRITVEEALAHPYLEQYYDPTDEPVAEEPFTFDMELDDLPKERLKELIFQETARFQPGVLEAP; the protein is encoded by the exons atggcggcggcggcggcggcggcggctcaggggggcgggggcggggagccccGGGGAACTGATGGGGTCGGCCCGGGGGTCCCGGGGGAGGTAGAGATAGTAAAGGGGCAGCCGTTCGACGTGGGCCCGCGCTACACGCAGCTGCAGTACATCGGCGAGGGCGCGTATGGCATGGTCAG CTCAGCTTACGACCACGTGCGCAAGACTCGAGTGGCCATCAAGAAAATCAGCCCCTTTGAGCATCAGACCTACTGCCAGCGTACATTGCGAGAGATCCAGATCTTGCTGCGCTTCCGCCATGAGAACGTCATCGGCATCCGAGACATTCTGCGGGCACCCACCCTGGAAGCCATGAGGGATGT CTACATTGTGCAAGACCTGATGGAGACAGACCTGTACAAGTTGCTTAAAAGCCAGCAGCTGAGCAACGACCACATCTGCTACTTCCTCTACCAAATCCTGCGGGGCCTCAAGTATATCCACTCCGCCAACGTGCTCCACCGGGATTTAAAGCCCTCCAACCTGCTCATCAACACCACCTGCGACCTTAAG ATCTGTGATTTTGGTCTTGCCCGGATTGCCGATCCTGAGCACGACCACACTGGCTTTCTGACGGAATACGTGGCCACACGCTGGTACCGGGCCCCAGAGATCATGCTTAACTCCAAG ggctACACCAAGTCCATCGACATCTGGTCTGTGGGCTGCATTCTGGCTGAGATGCTCTCCAACCGGCCCATCTTCCCGGGCAAGCACTACCTGGACCAGCTCAATCACATTCTGG GTATCCTGGGCTCCCCCTCCCAGGAGGACCTGAATTGTATCATCAACATGAAAGCCCGAAACTACCTACAGTCTCTACCCTCCAAGACCAAGGTGGCCTGGGCCAAGCTTTTTCCCAAGTCGGACCCCAAAG CTCTTGACCTGCTGGACCGGATGTTGACCTTTAACCCCAACAAACGGATCACAGTGGAAGAAGCACTGGCTCACCCCTACCTGGAGCAGTACTATGACCCAACAGATGAG CCAGTGGCCGAGGAACCTTTCACCTTCGACATGGAGCTGGATGATCTACCCAAGGAGCGGCTGAAGGAGCTCATCTTCCAGGAGACAGCCCGTTTCCAGCCTGGGGTGCTGGAGGCCCCCTAA